A window from Staphylococcus succinus encodes these proteins:
- a CDS encoding poly-gamma-glutamate hydrolase family protein, translated as MKHSFHPYLYYIIMLTLVGILLLALYFLYVWKTDVPANQDYYRDFTALKSDTQEHRDWQINTKTTSNKDILITAIHGGGIEPGTSELAKIISKKGDYNLYSFEGLLKSNNSKLHITSTHFDDPKLKEMNNKSEESISIHGVQEQEKVVYIGGKDKAMAKSIRKALEKAGFNVEKSPHHIDGDSAQNIINQNDTGSGVQIEISTKYRKQFFEDGRLDRASREQTHHYNHSIYSFAEAVTKGIKSQTIKK; from the coding sequence ATGAAACATTCTTTTCACCCTTATTTATATTACATCATTATGTTAACGCTCGTAGGCATCTTGTTATTAGCGTTATATTTTTTGTATGTATGGAAAACTGATGTGCCCGCCAATCAAGACTATTATAGGGATTTTACAGCCCTTAAATCAGACACTCAAGAACATCGTGACTGGCAAATTAACACAAAGACAACTAGCAATAAAGATATACTTATTACTGCGATTCACGGTGGTGGTATCGAGCCAGGCACTTCCGAATTAGCTAAAATCATCTCTAAAAAAGGCGACTATAATCTATATAGTTTCGAAGGCCTACTAAAATCAAATAATTCTAAATTACACATTACTTCTACACATTTTGACGATCCTAAGTTAAAAGAAATGAACAATAAGTCAGAAGAATCTATATCTATACATGGCGTTCAAGAACAAGAGAAAGTTGTTTATATTGGTGGTAAAGATAAAGCTATGGCTAAATCTATTCGTAAAGCATTGGAAAAAGCTGGTTTCAATGTCGAAAAGAGCCCACACCATATAGATGGTGACTCAGCACAAAATATCATTAACCAGAATGATACAGGTTCTGGTGTGCAAATAGAAATTTCTACTAAATATCGAAAACAATTTTTCGAAGATGGCCGACTCGATCGTGCATCAAGAGAACAAACACATCATTATAATCATTCCATCTATAGCTTCGCTGAAGCAGTAACTAAAGGCATTAAATCGCAGACCATAAAAAAATAA
- the rpsR gene encoding 30S ribosomal protein S18 yields the protein MAGGPRRGGRRRKKVCYFTANGITHIDYKDTELLKRFISERGKILPRRVTGTSAKYQRMLTLAIKRSRHMALLPYVKEEQ from the coding sequence ATGGCAGGTGGACCTAGAAGAGGCGGACGTCGTCGTAAAAAAGTTTGTTATTTTACAGCAAACGGTATTACACACATCGACTATAAAGACACAGAATTATTAAAACGTTTTATCTCAGAACGCGGTAAAATTTTACCACGTCGTGTAACAGGTACTTCAGCTAAATACCAACGTATGTTGACTTTAGCTATTAAACGTTCTCGTCATATGGCATTATTACCATATGTTAAAGAAGAACAATAA
- a CDS encoding thioesterase II family protein, with translation MSKITLFCIPFAGGNKTLYYPMKSKLPSYIEFKPLELPGRGERLIETPLDSVEDMVEDLTQQIIKEKPEKFILLGYSLGTILAYEIYYKLEMMGHQLPEHLILCANEPIGVSDKNNDIENMSDEEFKQFIKNKGGTSEEVLNHKELWDLVKPSLKNDFLAVDRYENEPKAHEVGVDLSVFVGKQDVICDENIYKWSDLTKGNVDYQFFEGGHFFISNHYEGFSKAVNVVLNQNNGKAKI, from the coding sequence ATGTCAAAAATAACGTTATTTTGTATTCCTTTTGCAGGGGGTAATAAAACATTATATTATCCAATGAAAAGTAAATTACCAAGTTACATCGAATTTAAACCGTTAGAGCTACCGGGTCGTGGTGAAAGGTTAATCGAAACACCTTTAGATAGTGTGGAAGATATGGTTGAGGACTTAACACAACAAATTATTAAAGAAAAACCTGAAAAATTCATTTTACTTGGTTATAGTTTAGGGACAATTTTGGCTTATGAAATTTACTATAAACTTGAAATGATGGGTCACCAATTACCAGAACATTTAATTCTGTGTGCAAATGAGCCTATCGGTGTGTCAGATAAAAATAATGACATTGAAAATATGTCGGATGAAGAATTTAAACAGTTTATTAAAAATAAAGGTGGTACATCAGAAGAAGTACTAAACCATAAGGAATTATGGGACCTTGTTAAGCCATCTTTAAAAAATGACTTTTTAGCTGTAGATCGCTATGAAAATGAGCCGAAAGCACACGAGGTCGGCGTAGATTTATCTGTATTTGTTGGTAAGCAAGACGTGATTTGCGATGAGAATATATATAAATGGTCTGATTTAACAAAAGGTAATGTAGATTATCAGTTTTTTGAAGGTGGTCATTTCTTTATTAGCAATCACTATGAAGGCTTTAGTAAGGCCGTTAATGTCGTTTTAAATCAAAATAATGGTAAAGCAAAAATATAA
- a CDS encoding 4'-phosphopantetheinyl transferase family protein: MEITVYLLDTNASFYKNKPRNAKYSELFKYFCIKQHTGCHFDDIQIEKGEYGKPILQNPSDLFFNISHTEGYSVCVVSEDNIGIDIEKIEMIDLDIAKKYFASAEYQYIMKGKHNNNQLNRFFEVWTMKECYLKLLGTGIYKELDSFSITPEQNHYSIVDCTAKMNRSFSCFHDIIFGKYALSVIMEASNNDNLIVELTDITNTFNTQCIL, translated from the coding sequence GTGGAAATTACTGTATACTTATTAGATACAAATGCTTCCTTTTATAAAAATAAGCCAAGGAATGCTAAATATTCCGAACTGTTTAAGTATTTTTGTATAAAACAGCATACAGGTTGTCATTTTGATGATATACAAATAGAAAAAGGGGAATATGGTAAGCCCATATTACAAAACCCAAGTGATTTATTTTTTAATATTTCCCATACTGAAGGCTATTCTGTGTGTGTAGTCAGTGAAGATAATATTGGCATTGATATAGAAAAAATTGAGATGATTGATTTGGATATTGCTAAAAAGTACTTTGCTTCAGCAGAATATCAGTATATTATGAAGGGAAAGCATAATAATAATCAGTTAAATCGTTTTTTTGAAGTTTGGACTATGAAAGAATGTTATTTAAAATTGCTAGGTACAGGGATATATAAAGAATTAGATTCATTTTCTATTACACCGGAACAAAATCATTATAGTATCGTTGACTGTACAGCAAAGATGAATCGAAGTTTTTCATGTTTCCATGATATAATTTTTGGGAAATATGCACTATCGGTCATTATGGAAGCAAGTAATAATGATAATTTAATTGTAGAACTAACAGATATTACTAATACATTTAATACACAATGTATACTTTAA